One window of Chloroflexus aggregans DSM 9485 genomic DNA carries:
- a CDS encoding DinB family protein, with protein sequence MTTNDAEDRRLLVSMSVGQTAYAVWAKQARRERFFNIARLLEASAAVKRVRAEQAMRRLGEVSQTQTNINHALAGLEPETVTTGPVTGTSAFQRELLERAAKALAAGRDLTYRELGDLFVCSTCGHLVEGEVPQFCPQCGTVREGFLDFRIVDGMGTLSSYTIVRRLEQGLKTVPALVEGLSEDQLAMPVNGFPAFKDLIGHLTDMDIVFRERAWLILETDQPKLSTAHPPTLRHAVKYRTVPIDELLERYTTSRQQTLNLLRGLTQAAWQRIGHHEIYGPVPLLHQGNWVVSHEQGHLIELAQMRHNILYGENHALDIVQELLHP encoded by the coding sequence ATGACAACCAACGACGCAGAAGATAGACGCCTGTTGGTAAGTATGAGTGTCGGACAAACAGCGTATGCCGTTTGGGCCAAACAGGCACGGCGCGAGCGCTTCTTCAACATTGCGCGCTTACTCGAAGCTTCAGCCGCAGTCAAGCGAGTGCGCGCCGAACAAGCAATGCGTCGTTTGGGAGAAGTGTCGCAGACGCAAACCAACATCAATCACGCACTTGCCGGTCTCGAACCAGAAACGGTGACGACCGGGCCGGTTACCGGAACAAGTGCTTTTCAACGCGAGCTGCTCGAACGTGCAGCCAAAGCTCTTGCCGCCGGTCGTGATCTCACCTACCGTGAGCTGGGTGATCTGTTCGTGTGCAGTACCTGTGGTCACCTTGTTGAAGGTGAAGTACCACAATTTTGCCCACAATGTGGAACGGTGCGCGAAGGCTTCCTCGATTTTCGGATTGTTGATGGGATGGGAACGCTTAGTTCGTACACCATCGTTCGCCGGCTAGAGCAGGGGCTGAAAACGGTACCGGCATTGGTTGAAGGATTGAGTGAAGATCAATTGGCAATGCCTGTTAATGGGTTTCCAGCTTTCAAAGATCTGATCGGTCATCTCACCGATATGGATATTGTCTTTCGCGAGCGCGCATGGCTGATTCTCGAGACCGATCAACCTAAATTGTCGACGGCCCACCCCCCAACCTTACGGCATGCGGTCAAGTATCGTACCGTCCCTATCGACGAATTACTCGAACGGTACACTACTAGCCGTCAGCAAACACTAAACCTGTTGCGCGGCCTAACCCAAGCGGCATGGCAGCGCATTGGTCACCACGAAATTTACGGGCCAGTCCCCCTTCTGCACCAAGGAAACTGGGTGGTATCCCACGAACAGGGGCATCTGATCGAATTGGCGCAAATGCGACACAACATCTTGTATGGCGAAAACCACGCCCTCGATATTGTGCAGGAACTATTGCATCCGTAA